Genomic window (Candidatus Gracilibacteria bacterium):
TTGGTCTACTTCTTGTAAATATGCAAAAAATTCGTAAATGTATTATTCCAGCAGCGGGTTTCTGAACCCGCTTTCTTCCTGCGACCAAAGCTCAACCAAAAGAAATGCTCCCAATCGTTGATAAACCAGTGATTCAATATCTCGTCGAAGAAGCAGTTTCTGCTGGTATCACTGACATTATCATCGTGACAGGACGTGGAAAACGTTCGATCGAGGATCATTTCGACATGTCATTCGAACTCGAAAAGACACTGGTCGAGAAAGGAAAAGTAAAGGAACTCGCGGAAGTAGAAAAAATCTCAAATCTTGCCAGAATTGCCTATGTCCGACAACCTGTTCCTCGTGGCGATGGTGATGCACTTCTCCGTGCTCGTGCGCTTGTTGGCAACGAACCGTGTCTTGTGCTTTTTGGTGATGACCTTATCCGTGGAGAAAAATCAGGAGCCGAACAGCTCATCGAAGCATTCGAACGCAAAAAT
Coding sequences:
- the galU gene encoding UTP--glucose-1-phosphate uridylyltransferase GalU, which gives rise to MQKIRKCIIPAAGFGTRFLPATKAQPKEMLPIVDKPVIQYLVEEAVSAGITDIIIVTGRGKRSIEDHFDMSFELEKTLVEKGKVKELAEVEKISNLARIAYVRQPVPRGDGDALLRARALVGNEPCLVLFGDDLIRGEKSGAEQLIEAFERKNAPIIALEKVADKRVSSYGIVEAKYSDGLIHQVSKFLEKPKPEETTSRLGVIGKYVITPEVFDYLQNNSEGASKDGEIRLADAFARMVKDRDIYGLEMEGDRYDTGDKFGFLKATIDYALAREDLGPQIMEFLKKRIKTSEE